A stretch of Elusimicrobiota bacterium DNA encodes these proteins:
- a CDS encoding D-sedoheptulose 7-phosphate isomerase, whose protein sequence is MAQNAMQQKIIENLWDSSRTLRELANEAPAIEKAARAIVKSLRGGHKLLAFGNGGSAADAQHLTAELSGRFEKDRRGLPAVALTTNPSAVTAIANDYSYDDIFSRQMEGLVKRGDVVVAISTSGNSANVLAGAKEAKKVGATVIAWTGKGGGKLKALADVCLDVPSQRTARIQEGHLALLHTLCAIVEDELFPSTAKARGYK, encoded by the coding sequence ATGGCCCAAAACGCGATGCAACAAAAGATCATCGAAAACCTCTGGGATTCCAGCCGCACCCTGCGGGAATTGGCCAACGAGGCGCCGGCCATCGAGAAGGCCGCCCGGGCCATCGTCAAATCCCTGCGCGGCGGGCACAAGCTGTTGGCCTTCGGCAACGGCGGGTCCGCCGCCGACGCCCAGCATTTGACGGCGGAACTTTCCGGCCGTTTTGAAAAAGACCGCCGCGGCCTGCCCGCGGTGGCCCTCACCACGAACCCTTCCGCCGTGACCGCCATCGCCAACGACTATTCCTACGACGACATCTTCTCCCGGCAGATGGAAGGCCTGGTGAAGCGGGGCGACGTCGTGGTGGCCATTTCCACCTCCGGCAATTCCGCCAACGTGTTGGCGGGGGCCAAGGAGGCCAAGAAGGTCGGCGCCACGGTCATCGCCTGGACGGGCAAGGGCGGGGGGAAACTCAAAGCCCTGGCCGACGTGTGCCTGGACGTCCCCTCCCAACGCACCGCCCGCATCCAGGAAGGCCACCTCGCCCTCCTCCACACCCTCTGCGCCATCGTGGAAGACGAACTCTTCCCTTCGACCGCCAAGGCGCGTGGCTACAAATAA
- the accC gene encoding acetyl-CoA carboxylase biotin carboxylase subunit — translation MFKKILIANRGEIAVRVVRACRELGIRTVAVHSDIDRSSLHVRYADESVCIGPATAAESYLNIPAIISAADVTGADAIHPGYGFLSENTHFAEVCESCNITFIGPSKDAIRRMGDKAEARKIMGDYGVPIIPGTKGCIGPDDKELFKIAKKIGFPILVKAKAGGGGKGMRVVQDASFLRDAILAATHEAKTAFGNGDVYLERYLKAPRHIEVQILGDKHGNVVSFPERDCSVQRRHQKLIEESPSPMVSDSLRKKMGKAARLAAKAVKYSTVGTVEFLYDEESDDFFFIEMNTRIQVEHPVTEMVTGIDLIKEQIRAAAGEKLPFESEDIQIRHHAMECRINAEDPARNFMPSPGKITNLILPGGPGVRVDTHMYTGYTIPTYYDSLMAKLICATRYGAGGGREHTIRRMRRALDEFIVEGVKTTIPFHRDVMAHEAFLKGDVQTDFIEKHLAVTTAA, via the coding sequence ATGTTCAAGAAAATCCTGATCGCCAACCGGGGCGAAATCGCCGTCCGCGTCGTCCGGGCCTGCCGGGAACTCGGCATCCGCACCGTCGCCGTCCATTCGGACATCGACCGAAGCTCGCTCCACGTGCGTTACGCGGACGAATCGGTCTGCATCGGGCCCGCCACGGCGGCCGAAAGCTACCTGAACATCCCGGCGATCATCTCGGCGGCCGACGTCACCGGCGCCGACGCCATCCACCCGGGCTACGGCTTCCTCTCGGAAAACACCCATTTCGCCGAAGTCTGCGAGAGCTGCAACATCACCTTCATCGGCCCCTCCAAGGACGCCATCCGCCGCATGGGCGACAAAGCCGAAGCCCGTAAAATCATGGGCGATTACGGCGTGCCCATCATCCCCGGCACCAAGGGCTGCATCGGCCCCGACGACAAGGAACTTTTCAAGATCGCCAAAAAAATCGGTTTCCCGATCCTGGTCAAGGCCAAGGCCGGCGGCGGCGGCAAAGGCATGCGCGTGGTTCAAGACGCCAGCTTTCTCCGGGACGCCATCCTGGCCGCCACCCACGAGGCGAAAACCGCCTTCGGCAACGGGGACGTCTATTTGGAACGCTACCTGAAAGCCCCCCGGCACATCGAAGTTCAAATCCTGGGCGACAAGCACGGCAACGTGGTGAGTTTCCCCGAACGGGACTGTTCGGTGCAGCGGCGCCACCAGAAACTGATCGAGGAATCGCCCTCGCCCATGGTGAGCGACAGCCTGCGGAAAAAAATGGGCAAGGCCGCGCGCCTGGCCGCCAAGGCCGTGAAGTATTCGACGGTGGGGACCGTGGAGTTCCTCTACGACGAGGAATCCGACGACTTTTTCTTCATCGAAATGAACACCCGGATCCAGGTGGAGCACCCGGTCACCGAGATGGTGACGGGCATCGACCTGATCAAAGAACAGATTCGCGCCGCCGCGGGCGAAAAACTGCCCTTCGAGTCGGAAGACATCCAGATCCGCCACCACGCCATGGAATGCCGCATCAACGCCGAGGACCCGGCCCGGAATTTCATGCCCTCCCCCGGCAAGATCACCAACCTCATTTTGCCCGGGGGGCCCGGCGTGCGGGTGGACACCCACATGTACACGGGCTACACCATCCCCACCTACTACGACAGCCTGATGGCGAAGCTCATCTGCGCCACGCGCTACGGCGCGGGGGGCGGGCGGGAACACACCATCCGCCGCATGCGGCGGGCGCTCGACGAATTCATCGTCGAAGGGGTGAAGACGACGATCCCCTTCCACCGGGACGTCATGGCCCACGAGGCGTTCCTCAAAGGGGACGTCCAGACGGATTTCATCGAAAAGCATTTGGCCGTCACCACGGCGGCTTAA
- the thiE gene encoding thiamine phosphate synthase: MSYFDMVSKACAGGADAIQLRDKSLSARELLRVAKTLQSVCDHTGALFILNDRVDVALAADVDGVHIGQEDLPVRVVRQMVGHKKLIGCSTHSTAQALQAAGDGADYVSCGPVFPTPTKPDYVPVGLDLVKEYRALLRIPFVAIGGLDESNVAAAAAAGADRVAVVRGVCGAEDIEGAARRIKDQFLKAKAARQSAVAG, from the coding sequence ATGTCCTATTTCGACATGGTGTCCAAGGCCTGCGCGGGCGGCGCGGACGCGATTCAACTGCGGGACAAGAGCCTCTCGGCCCGGGAATTGCTTCGGGTGGCCAAAACGCTCCAGTCGGTGTGCGACCATACCGGCGCTCTTTTTATTCTGAACGACCGGGTCGACGTGGCCCTGGCGGCGGACGTCGACGGGGTTCACATCGGGCAGGAGGATTTGCCGGTCCGGGTTGTGCGCCAGATGGTGGGGCACAAAAAGCTCATCGGCTGTTCCACCCATTCCACCGCCCAGGCCCTCCAGGCGGCGGGCGACGGGGCGGACTACGTGAGCTGCGGCCCGGTCTTCCCCACGCCCACCAAGCCGGATTACGTGCCCGTGGGCCTCGATTTGGTGAAGGAATACCGCGCGCTCCTGCGGATCCCCTTTGTGGCCATCGGCGGACTCGACGAAAGCAACGTCGCGGCCGCGGCGGCCGCGGGGGCGGATCGGGTGGCGGTGGTTCGGGGCGTGTGCGGCGCGGAGGACATCGAAGGCGCCGCCCGGAGGATCAAAGATCAATTTCTGAAGGCGAAGGCCGCGCGGCAATCCGCCGTCGCGGGATAG
- a CDS encoding adenylyltransferase/cytidyltransferase family protein, translated as MATNNILSPAALLRRLSARRRGRRVVFTNGCFDLFHAGHLKVLNLAKRAGDLLVVGLNDDRSVRRLKGPKRPILPLKDRAALLGALKDVDYVTWFGEDTPHNLIRRLKPDVLVKGGDWSADQIVGREFVKKVVRVPLLKGRSTSGIIATIARRYGRA; from the coding sequence GTGGCTACAAATAATATTCTTTCCCCCGCGGCGCTCCTCCGCCGCCTGTCGGCCCGTCGACGCGGGCGCCGCGTCGTGTTCACCAACGGCTGTTTCGATCTCTTTCACGCGGGCCACTTGAAAGTGCTGAACCTCGCCAAGCGCGCGGGCGATCTGCTGGTCGTGGGCTTGAACGACGACCGTTCGGTTCGGCGGCTCAAAGGGCCGAAACGGCCGATCCTGCCTCTCAAAGACCGGGCCGCGCTGCTGGGGGCCCTCAAAGACGTCGATTACGTGACCTGGTTCGGCGAAGACACGCCCCACAATTTAATCCGCCGACTGAAACCCGACGTGCTGGTCAAAGGCGGGGATTGGTCCGCCGATCAAATCGTCGGGCGGGAGTTCGTCAAGAAAGTGGTGCGCGTGCCCTTGCTTAAAGGGCGCTCCACCTCGGGAATCATCGCGACCATCGCCCGGCGGTATGGCCGGGCCTAA